The nucleotide sequence ATTCGCCGTCGAAGGCCACCTCGCCGCCCAGCATGTCGCGGTACCAGGCGACGCTGGTCGCCAGGTCGGAGGCAAAGAGATGAACATGGTGCAGTCCGTTCATGGCTTAATCCTGTGTGGCAAATCCTATGTGACGAGGGCACGGGCGGCTTCGGCATCGGCCGGGCTGTTGATGTTGAAGAAAGGATCCCGGGGCTGGTCGGGATAGTCGACCAGCAGGTGCCGGTAGCGCGCCGTCCAGCTATCGATGCGGCGCAGACCCTCGTCGACCATGGCGGCTCGCAAGGCCCCGGCCAGGCGTAGCGGCCAGAGTCCGAACACCGGGTGCGTGCGGCCACCGGAACGGGCGCAGGCGGTGTCGGCGCCGCCATCGCGCACGGCCTGGTGCAGGCGCGCCACCAAGTCTTCCGGGAAGAACGGCGTATCGCTGGGAAAACTGGCCACGAATTCGGCCTGGGCGAAATTGGTCTGGGTCCATTCCAGGGCCGCCAGCACGCCGGCCAGGGGGCCGGCAAAATCGGGGATGCTGTCGGCTACGAAGGGCAGCTCATAGGCGGCGAAGCGTCCGGCGTCGCCGTTGGCGTTGAGCACCAGGGTGGCCACCTGGGGCCGGGCCCGGTCGATGGCATGGGCCAGCAGCGGCCGGCCGGCCAGCTCGTGAAAGCACTTGTCGCCGCCGCCCATGCGCCGCGACAGGCCACCGGCCAGCAACACGCCGACGATGGGTGCCGTGGTCTCAGGCATCCCGGCCGCCTTTGCGTGCCTGGGCCGCCGGCTCCTCGGGT is from Alphaproteobacteria bacterium and encodes:
- the mobA gene encoding molybdenum cofactor guanylyltransferase MobA translates to MPETTAPIVGVLLAGGLSRRMGGGDKCFHELAGRPLLAHAIDRARPQVATLVLNANGDAGRFAAYELPFVADSIPDFAGPLAGVLAALEWTQTNFAQAEFVASFPSDTPFFPEDLVARLHQAVRDGGADTACARSGGRTHPVFGLWPLRLAGALRAAMVDEGLRRIDSWTARYRHLLVDYPDQPRDPFFNINSPADAEAARALVT